From a region of the Kaistia sp. 32K genome:
- a CDS encoding substrate-binding domain-containing protein, with protein MNSNRHRTSPLSALKAGLKVTIFGLALSGAAMQAASAEEVIVGLVTKTEVNPFFVKMRQAAEEQAKAKNVKLIARAGKFDGDNEGQVAAIEDLISAGAKGILVTPNNSSGMLNIIKKARDAGVLVIALDTATDPADAVDATFATDNFQAGVQQGAYARKAMGDKKAVVAMLDGTPGGTVDTFRHDGYLKGFGIAEGDPSIAGAAITNGAQDKGQVGMENLLSKNGDINAVYTINEPAAAGAFAALKSFGKEDQVMLTSIDGGCAGVRDVKDGKIAATVMQFPYKMAAMGVDAVAEYAASGKKPSGFVDTGSFLITDKPVDGIESKDTAWGLENCWGD; from the coding sequence ATGAATTCCAATCGTCATCGCACGTCGCCTTTGTCCGCGCTCAAGGCCGGACTGAAGGTCACGATCTTCGGCCTCGCGCTCAGCGGCGCCGCCATGCAGGCCGCCTCGGCCGAGGAGGTCATCGTCGGCCTCGTCACCAAGACCGAGGTGAACCCGTTCTTCGTCAAGATGCGCCAGGCCGCCGAGGAGCAGGCCAAGGCCAAGAACGTCAAGCTGATCGCCCGCGCCGGCAAGTTCGACGGCGACAATGAGGGCCAGGTCGCCGCGATCGAGGATCTGATCAGCGCCGGCGCCAAGGGCATCCTGGTCACGCCGAACAATTCCTCCGGCATGCTCAACATCATCAAGAAGGCGCGTGACGCCGGCGTGCTGGTGATCGCGCTCGACACCGCCACCGACCCGGCCGACGCCGTCGACGCGACGTTCGCCACCGACAACTTCCAGGCCGGCGTGCAGCAGGGCGCCTATGCCCGCAAGGCGATGGGCGACAAGAAGGCCGTCGTCGCCATGCTCGACGGCACGCCGGGCGGCACCGTCGATACGTTCCGCCATGACGGCTACCTGAAGGGCTTCGGCATCGCCGAGGGCGATCCGTCGATCGCCGGCGCCGCCATCACCAATGGCGCGCAGGACAAGGGCCAGGTCGGCATGGAGAACCTGCTCTCCAAGAATGGCGACATCAACGCCGTCTACACGATCAACGAGCCGGCCGCTGCCGGCGCCTTCGCCGCGCTGAAATCGTTCGGCAAGGAAGATCAGGTGATGCTGACGTCGATCGACGGCGGCTGCGCCGGCGTGCGCGACGTCAAGGACGGCAAGATCGCCGCCACCGTCATGCAGTTCCCCTACAAGATGGCGGCCATGGGCGTCGACGCCGTCGCCGAATACGCCGCCTCCGGCAAGAAGCCGAGCGGCTTCGTCGATACCGGCTCCTTCCTGATCACCGACAAGCCGGTGGACGGGATCGAGTCCAAGGACACCGCCTGGGGCCTCGAGAACTGCTGGGGCGACTGA
- a CDS encoding FGGY-family carbohydrate kinase, translating to MTRAFLIGLDYGSESARGVLIDAASGQQVESHVHAYRHGILTRTLPDGTPLPRGFALQVAADYLEAAADILTVLGGGRQILSIGAGFTASSPLPATETGAPLSEIHPGAPHAYVKLWKHRAAQPYADAINRTGGDFLANFGGKLSGEWLLAKAAQIEAEAPAIWAETDRFIEGGDWLVWQLTGVEARGLGFAAYKAQYSAEAGYPSGVVPGLAPKLAPPLAAGAAAGALAESWRQKTGIEGPAVVSVATIDSHVVLPAIQAVSSGCLVGALGTSAAYLLLSDDFRPLPAGIEGVAKDGAVRGLWCYEAGQASFGDTLSWFVKTFPRGAGEAESFAAYNREAAVLAPGANSLLALDWWNGNRVPFADSELTGLLLGLSMETTAVDIYRALMEALCHGARNVVDRFEAAGFTIERILMTSGLARNNPELVAVLADILERTIEVPEIEHPTAVGAAIHGAVAAGIVGRFQDGAARFGARAFKTYEPRAANAAAHRALYRHYQNLSADPVLHEAMHDLGRLAATRSGEPSGR from the coding sequence ATGACGCGCGCCTTTCTCATCGGGCTCGACTACGGCTCGGAATCGGCGCGTGGCGTGCTCATCGACGCCGCCAGCGGACAGCAGGTCGAAAGCCATGTTCACGCCTATCGCCACGGTATCCTGACGCGGACGCTGCCGGACGGCACGCCGCTGCCGCGCGGCTTTGCCCTGCAGGTCGCGGCGGATTATCTCGAGGCGGCGGCGGATATCCTGACCGTGCTCGGCGGCGGACGGCAGATCCTCTCCATCGGCGCCGGCTTCACCGCGAGTTCACCCCTGCCGGCGACAGAAACGGGAGCGCCGCTGTCGGAGATCCATCCGGGCGCCCCGCATGCCTATGTGAAGCTCTGGAAGCATCGCGCGGCACAGCCCTATGCCGACGCCATCAATCGGACGGGCGGCGATTTCCTGGCGAATTTCGGCGGCAAGCTCTCCGGCGAATGGCTGCTCGCCAAGGCGGCGCAGATCGAGGCCGAGGCGCCGGCGATCTGGGCCGAGACCGATCGCTTCATCGAGGGCGGCGACTGGCTGGTCTGGCAACTGACCGGCGTTGAGGCACGCGGCCTCGGCTTCGCCGCCTACAAGGCGCAGTATTCCGCGGAAGCCGGCTATCCCTCGGGCGTGGTGCCGGGGCTTGCGCCAAAGCTGGCGCCGCCGCTCGCGGCCGGCGCCGCCGCCGGCGCGCTTGCCGAAAGCTGGCGTCAAAAGACCGGCATCGAAGGGCCGGCGGTCGTCAGCGTCGCGACGATCGATTCCCATGTCGTGCTGCCGGCGATCCAGGCGGTCTCCAGCGGCTGCCTCGTCGGCGCGCTCGGAACCTCGGCCGCCTATCTGCTGCTCAGCGACGATTTCCGCCCCCTCCCCGCCGGCATCGAGGGCGTGGCGAAAGACGGCGCGGTGCGCGGATTGTGGTGCTACGAGGCCGGCCAGGCGAGCTTCGGCGACACGCTGAGCTGGTTCGTGAAGACGTTTCCGCGGGGCGCCGGCGAAGCGGAGAGTTTTGCCGCCTATAATCGCGAGGCGGCGGTGCTCGCGCCTGGCGCCAATTCCCTCCTCGCCCTCGACTGGTGGAACGGCAACCGGGTGCCGTTCGCCGATTCCGAGCTCACCGGGCTGCTGCTCGGTCTCTCGATGGAGACGACCGCCGTCGACATCTACCGCGCGCTGATGGAGGCGCTTTGCCACGGCGCCCGCAACGTCGTCGACCGGTTCGAGGCCGCCGGCTTCACGATCGAGCGGATCCTGATGACAAGCGGCCTGGCCCGCAACAATCCGGAGCTGGTGGCTGTTCTGGCCGACATCCTCGAACGCACGATCGAGGTGCCGGAGATCGAGCATCCGACCGCCGTCGGCGCCGCGATCCACGGCGCAGTCGCGGCGGGAATCGTCGGGAGGTTCCAGGACGGCGCGGCGCGGTTCGGCGCGCGCGCGTTCAAGACCTATGAGCCCCGCGCGGCGAACGCGGCGGCCCATCGCGCGCTCTATCGGCACTACCAGAACCTCAGCGCCGATCCGGTGCTGCACGAGGCGATGCATGACCTCGGCCGCCTCGCGGCGACGCGGTCCGGCGAGCCCTCCGGCCGCTAA
- a CDS encoding ROK family transcriptional regulator, with protein MLKDATSPDLSALANAGEILSLVASRAATSRSDLLAASGLSRVTVTQRLGALLAAGLVRETSRTLPSGGRPTRVLAVNETAAFLLVANIGETHIHLAAMDLAPAVILQSTIPFSVAEGPAATLGRMAAELDRLAGEAKASHGVLLGVGLSLPTPVDFKRGRVVGPSVLSGWDEYDIIARLQGALGVPVYVENDVNLMTLYEYRHNFPGVDDMLFIKAGTGIGSGFIASGRVFRGAQGAAGDIGHIQFLSDDAPLCRCGKFGCVEARAAGWAIARDLSRLGFPADNARDVIRLVESQTPEAIMLLRKAGRTIGEVASDVVSIINPSLIVVGGTLARGGEILLSGIRELIYQRCLPLATRDLRIVLAEPEADSALFGAAHLILDDVFSRAKIGELIARFRGAALRA; from the coding sequence ATGCTGAAGGACGCGACGTCACCGGATCTGTCCGCGCTGGCCAATGCGGGAGAAATCCTGTCGCTGGTCGCCTCGCGCGCGGCGACGTCGCGTTCGGATCTGCTCGCCGCCTCCGGGCTTTCCCGTGTCACCGTCACGCAGAGGCTGGGCGCGCTCCTCGCCGCAGGCCTGGTGCGCGAAACCTCCCGGACGCTGCCGAGCGGCGGCCGGCCGACCCGCGTCCTCGCCGTCAACGAAACGGCCGCCTTCCTGCTGGTCGCCAATATCGGCGAGACGCATATCCATTTGGCCGCGATGGACCTGGCGCCGGCGGTGATCCTGCAGAGCACGATCCCGTTCAGCGTTGCCGAGGGGCCCGCCGCCACGCTCGGGCGCATGGCGGCCGAGCTCGACCGGCTGGCGGGGGAGGCGAAGGCGAGCCACGGCGTCCTGCTCGGCGTCGGGCTCAGCCTGCCGACGCCGGTCGATTTCAAACGCGGGCGCGTCGTCGGCCCCTCGGTCCTGTCGGGCTGGGACGAGTACGACATCATCGCGCGCCTGCAGGGGGCGCTGGGCGTTCCCGTCTATGTCGAGAATGACGTGAACCTGATGACGCTCTACGAGTACCGGCACAATTTTCCCGGCGTCGACGACATGCTGTTCATCAAGGCGGGCACCGGCATCGGCAGCGGCTTCATCGCCAGCGGCAGGGTGTTTCGCGGCGCGCAGGGGGCGGCGGGCGATATCGGCCACATCCAGTTCCTTTCCGACGACGCGCCGCTCTGCCGCTGCGGCAAGTTCGGCTGCGTCGAGGCGCGCGCCGCCGGCTGGGCGATCGCCCGCGACCTGTCGCGGCTCGGCTTCCCGGCCGATAACGCCCGCGACGTCATCCGGCTGGTCGAGAGCCAGACGCCGGAGGCGATCATGCTGCTGCGCAAGGCCGGGCGGACGATCGGCGAGGTCGCTTCCGATGTCGTCAGCATCATCAATCCGAGTTTGATCGTCGTCGGCGGCACGCTGGCGCGCGGCGGCGAGATCCTGTTGTCCGGTATCCGCGAGTTGATCTATCAGCGCTGCCTGCCGCTCGCCACGCGCGATCTTCGCATCGTCCTGGCCGAGCCGGAGGCCGACAGCGCCCTGTTCGGCGCCGCGCATCTCATCCTCGACGACGTCTTCAGCCGCGCCAAGATCGGCGAGCTGATCGCCCGGTTCCGGGGCGCCGCCTTGCGGGCATGA
- a CDS encoding helix-turn-helix domain-containing protein, with the protein MAKNQDLESMRLLLDLLSDKWTVLILTAICTDGGRQRFNAIRRAVPAISQKSLATCLKRLEMNGLVERHVMTTGELAVEYRVTPLGYTLEQPVGALLAWSADYQPAVRAAQEAYRLRLAEVA; encoded by the coding sequence ATGGCGAAGAACCAGGACCTCGAGTCCATGCGCCTGCTGCTCGACCTGCTTTCCGACAAGTGGACCGTGCTGATCCTCACCGCTATCTGCACCGACGGCGGCAGACAGCGCTTCAACGCGATCCGCCGCGCCGTGCCGGCGATCTCGCAAAAAAGCCTCGCGACCTGCCTCAAGCGGCTCGAGATGAACGGGTTGGTCGAGCGGCACGTCATGACGACGGGCGAGCTCGCCGTCGAATATCGCGTTACGCCGCTGGGTTATACGCTGGAGCAGCCCGTCGGGGCGCTGCTCGCCTGGTCGGCGGACTACCAGCCTGCGGTCCGGGCGGCGCAGGAAGCCTATCGCCTGCGCCTGGCCGAGGTGGCGTGA
- a CDS encoding MBL fold metallo-hydrolase, with amino-acid sequence MTDTTRDISETTGGDYAPRAIQLGSVRVTALHDGHFDLPGSFIASEDPAASSEATFHLDINAFLVQTATQNILVDTGGGAKLGPTLNKLVSSLGAAGLAPSDIDAVLCTHIHPDHTNGLIDIDNAPIFPKAQVFVHQNELDYWLSDEQRERAPADFRNVYDWAREAFAAYAGRIEPFQQGAVMPGIEAIPLFGHTPGHTGFQIDGGGKEQLIIWGDAVHDIERQTRNPDISAQADVDPDGARAARSFIFDRAATDDVLITGMHITFPGFGRIRKDGTGFEYSAEA; translated from the coding sequence ATGACGGACACGACGCGAGATATTTCCGAGACGACGGGCGGTGACTATGCCCCGCGGGCGATCCAGCTCGGCTCCGTTCGCGTGACCGCCCTGCATGACGGCCATTTCGATCTGCCCGGCTCCTTCATCGCGTCGGAGGATCCCGCGGCTTCGAGCGAGGCCACCTTCCATCTCGACATCAACGCCTTCCTCGTCCAGACGGCCACCCAGAACATCCTCGTCGACACCGGCGGCGGCGCCAAGCTCGGGCCGACCCTCAACAAGCTCGTGTCGAGCCTCGGCGCCGCCGGCCTGGCCCCGTCTGATATCGACGCGGTGCTGTGCACCCACATCCATCCGGACCACACCAACGGCCTGATCGACATCGACAACGCGCCGATCTTCCCGAAGGCGCAGGTCTTCGTGCATCAGAACGAGCTGGACTACTGGCTGAGCGACGAGCAGCGCGAACGGGCGCCGGCCGACTTCCGCAATGTCTATGACTGGGCGCGCGAGGCCTTTGCCGCCTATGCGGGGCGGATTGAGCCCTTCCAGCAGGGCGCGGTCATGCCCGGCATCGAGGCGATCCCGCTTTTCGGCCACACCCCCGGCCATACCGGCTTCCAGATCGACGGCGGCGGCAAGGAGCAGCTGATCATCTGGGGCGACGCCGTCCACGACATCGAGCGGCAGACCCGCAATCCGGACATCTCGGCGCAGGCTGACGTCGATCCGGACGGGGCGCGCGCGGCCCGGAGCTTCATCTTCGATCGGGCCGCCACCGACGATGTCCTCATCACCGGCATGCACATCACCTTCCCCGGCTTCGGTCGCATCCGCAAAGACGGCACCGGCTTCGAGTATTCGGCTGAGGCGTGA
- the msrA gene encoding peptide-methionine (S)-S-oxide reductase MsrA, whose amino-acid sequence MNLLDILSRKTRMPGPGEALPGRAQPITEPGAHFVNGHPIAGPYPQGIETALFGLGCFWGAERKFWQAKGVWATAVGYAAGVTPNPTYREVCTGMTGHNEVVLVAYDPAVISYDELLAIFFESHDPTQGMRQGNDVGTQYRSGIYVANASERERAEAARDAYQKALSAEGLGDITTEILDRPPFYFAEEEHQQYLAKNPDGYCGLGGTGVSCPIGTGVAAQ is encoded by the coding sequence ATGAATCTCCTCGACATCCTTTCGCGCAAGACCCGGATGCCCGGGCCGGGCGAGGCCTTGCCCGGCCGCGCGCAGCCGATCACCGAGCCGGGGGCGCATTTCGTCAACGGCCATCCGATCGCCGGACCCTATCCGCAGGGGATCGAGACGGCTTTGTTCGGCCTCGGCTGCTTCTGGGGCGCGGAGCGCAAGTTCTGGCAGGCGAAGGGCGTCTGGGCCACCGCCGTCGGCTATGCCGCCGGCGTGACGCCGAACCCGACCTATCGCGAGGTCTGCACCGGCATGACCGGCCACAACGAGGTGGTGCTCGTCGCCTATGATCCGGCCGTTATCTCCTATGACGAGCTGCTGGCGATCTTCTTCGAGAGCCATGATCCGACCCAGGGCATGCGCCAGGGCAACGATGTCGGCACGCAGTATCGTTCCGGCATCTACGTCGCCAACGCGTCGGAGCGCGAGCGCGCCGAGGCGGCGCGCGACGCCTATCAGAAGGCGCTTTCCGCCGAGGGGCTCGGAGATATCACGACCGAGATCCTCGATCGTCCGCCCTTCTACTTCGCCGAGGAAGAGCACCAGCAATATCTCGCCAAGAATCCGGACGGTTATTGCGGTCTCGGCGGCACGGGCGTCTCCTGCCCGATCGGAACGGGAGTGGCCGCCCAGTGA
- a CDS encoding 2OG-Fe(II) oxygenase: MSDVLSETDDFDSTASDAVIASLAEHGFAVVDRLFDPALIQALAGELGSMESAGAMASAGVGRATGLRRDGDIRRAAIRWFDGGTEAERRFLAVAEQLRIAINRRLFLGLFDFECNFIAYPTGGFYNRHLDSLAGTRNRVVSLVAYLDEGWHADYGGALRLWSGPEDDGAPAAEIVPQAGRVVLMMSEEIPHEVLPSHRPRHAIAGWWRVNASSGQRLDTSR, translated from the coding sequence GTGAGCGACGTGCTTTCGGAGACCGATGATTTCGACAGCACAGCCAGCGACGCGGTGATCGCGTCGCTGGCGGAACACGGGTTTGCCGTCGTCGACCGTTTGTTCGACCCGGCATTGATACAGGCGCTCGCGGGCGAGCTCGGGAGCATGGAAAGCGCCGGCGCCATGGCGTCGGCGGGCGTCGGCCGCGCCACCGGGCTGCGGCGCGACGGCGACATAAGGCGGGCGGCGATCCGCTGGTTCGATGGCGGCACCGAGGCCGAGCGCCGCTTCCTGGCGGTGGCGGAACAGCTGCGGATCGCCATCAACAGGCGGCTCTTCCTCGGCCTGTTCGATTTCGAGTGCAACTTCATCGCCTATCCGACCGGCGGCTTCTACAACAGGCATCTCGACAGCCTCGCCGGCACCAGGAACCGCGTCGTCTCGCTCGTCGCCTATCTCGACGAGGGCTGGCATGCGGACTATGGCGGCGCGCTCCGGCTCTGGTCGGGACCCGAGGATGACGGCGCGCCGGCCGCCGAAATCGTGCCGCAGGCGGGGCGCGTCGTGCTGATGATGTCGGAGGAGATCCCGCACGAAGTGCTGCCGTCGCACCGGCCGCGCCATGCCATCGCCGGCTGGTGGCGGGTCAACGCCTCCTCCGGACAGCGCCTCGACACATCCCGCTGA
- a CDS encoding NADH:flavin oxidoreductase/NADH oxidase, producing MSSALFTPISLGEFTIPNRIAIAPMCMYSADDGSATDWHIQHWMSLAMSGAGMITFEATGVERRGRISLGCLGLYSDANEAAMARALGPARRVAAPGAVFGVQLGHAGRKASTQLPWLGGGPLTPEQDAWQTVAPSAVPFAPGWPTPDALDEAGIERIVAAFVQAAERAARIGLDFVELHGAHGYLLNEFLSPVSNKRGDRWGGSLENRMRLILTIARAVRAVLPERMFVGARLSVTDWVEGGFSVEEAIAVSAALKAEGVVYICASSGGNAYDQQIPIGPLYQVDFAEAVRKGAGIPTRAVGLITTPAEAEGVLREGRADMVALARAILADPRWPWRAAYELGEEAYAPPQYVRSLTTVKHWVVDEDD from the coding sequence ATGTCCTCCGCACTCTTCACGCCCATTTCCCTGGGCGAATTCACCATTCCGAACCGCATCGCCATCGCGCCGATGTGCATGTATTCGGCCGATGACGGCTCGGCGACCGACTGGCATATCCAGCACTGGATGTCGCTCGCCATGTCGGGCGCCGGCATGATCACCTTCGAGGCGACCGGCGTCGAGCGGCGCGGCCGCATCTCGCTCGGCTGCCTCGGGCTCTATTCCGATGCCAACGAGGCGGCCATGGCGCGGGCGCTCGGCCCGGCGCGCCGTGTCGCGGCGCCCGGCGCCGTCTTCGGCGTCCAGCTCGGCCATGCCGGCCGCAAGGCGTCGACGCAGCTGCCCTGGCTCGGCGGCGGACCGCTGACGCCCGAGCAGGACGCCTGGCAGACGGTCGCGCCCTCGGCGGTTCCCTTCGCCCCCGGTTGGCCGACGCCCGACGCGCTCGACGAGGCGGGCATCGAGCGGATCGTCGCCGCCTTCGTCCAGGCGGCGGAGCGGGCGGCGCGCATCGGCCTCGATTTCGTCGAGCTGCATGGCGCGCACGGCTATCTGCTGAACGAGTTCCTGTCGCCTGTCTCGAACAAGCGCGGGGATCGCTGGGGCGGCAGCCTCGAAAACCGCATGCGGCTGATCCTGACGATCGCGCGCGCCGTGCGGGCCGTGCTGCCGGAGCGGATGTTCGTCGGCGCGCGGCTCTCGGTGACCGACTGGGTCGAGGGCGGCTTCTCGGTCGAGGAGGCGATCGCCGTCTCGGCGGCGCTGAAGGCGGAGGGCGTCGTCTATATCTGCGCGTCGAGCGGCGGCAACGCCTATGACCAGCAGATCCCGATCGGCCCGCTCTACCAGGTTGATTTCGCCGAGGCGGTCCGCAAGGGCGCCGGCATCCCGACGCGGGCGGTCGGGCTGATCACCACGCCGGCCGAGGCCGAAGGGGTGCTGCGTGAGGGCAGGGCGGACATGGTGGCGCTGGCGCGCGCCATTCTCGCCGATCCGCGCTGGCCCTGGCGCGCCGCCTACGA